From Pseudofrankia saprophytica, a single genomic window includes:
- a CDS encoding ribonuclease J produces MSRPHPGLGAPPPLPVEGLRIIPLGGLGEIGRNMTVFEHDGRLLIVDCGVLFPETDQPGVDLILPDFTAIRDRLDDIEAIILTHAHEDHIGAVPYLLRERADIPLVGTRLTLALMVAKLQEHRIKPVTMQITEEQKHGFGPFECEFLAVNHSIPDAVAVAIRTAAGLVLHTGDFKMDQLPLDGRLTDLGGFARLGLEGIDLLMSDSTNAEVPGFVTSEREIAPVLDGVFREAGKRIIIASFASHVHRVQQVLDAAEAHGRSVCFIGRSMIRNMGVARDLGLLRVPPGLVIDARDIESLPDRNICLVCTGSQGEPLSALSRMANRDHAIRIEAGDTVVLASSLIPGNEESVYRVINGLTRWGAKVVHKGVAKVHTSGHAAAGELLYVLNATRPSNMMPIHGEWRHLRAHAALAELTGLPAERIVLAEDGMVVDLVEGQASITGAVPCGYVYVDGGAVGDVGESSLKDRRILGEEGFITITAVVDAAAGKVIAGPDLVARGFSDDRAAFEKVRKMVADGLADGMRSGMTDASALQQLVRRIVGRWVSDTYRRRPMIVPVVVEV; encoded by the coding sequence ATGAGCCGTCCGCACCCGGGGCTCGGGGCCCCGCCGCCGCTGCCGGTCGAGGGCCTACGGATCATCCCGCTCGGTGGTCTCGGCGAAATCGGCCGGAACATGACTGTCTTCGAGCACGACGGCCGGCTGTTGATCGTCGACTGCGGCGTGCTGTTCCCGGAGACCGACCAGCCCGGCGTCGACCTGATCCTGCCGGACTTCACCGCGATCCGGGACCGTCTCGACGACATCGAGGCGATCATCCTCACGCACGCCCATGAGGATCACATCGGCGCGGTTCCCTACCTGCTGCGCGAGCGAGCCGACATTCCGCTGGTCGGCACCCGGCTGACGCTGGCACTCATGGTCGCCAAGCTCCAGGAGCACCGGATCAAGCCGGTGACCATGCAGATCACCGAGGAGCAGAAGCACGGCTTCGGCCCGTTCGAGTGCGAGTTCCTCGCCGTCAACCACTCGATCCCGGACGCCGTCGCGGTCGCGATCCGCACCGCCGCCGGGCTGGTGCTGCACACCGGCGACTTCAAGATGGACCAGCTGCCGCTCGACGGCCGGCTCACCGACCTCGGCGGGTTCGCCCGCCTCGGCCTGGAGGGCATCGACCTGCTGATGTCCGACTCGACGAACGCGGAGGTACCCGGCTTCGTCACGTCGGAGCGGGAGATCGCCCCCGTGCTCGACGGGGTGTTCCGGGAGGCCGGCAAGCGGATCATCATCGCGAGTTTCGCCAGCCACGTGCACCGGGTGCAACAGGTCCTCGACGCCGCCGAGGCGCACGGCCGTTCGGTCTGCTTCATCGGCCGCTCGATGATCCGCAACATGGGCGTCGCGCGTGATCTGGGCCTGCTGCGGGTGCCGCCCGGCCTGGTCATCGACGCCCGCGACATCGAGTCGCTGCCTGACCGCAACATCTGCCTGGTCTGCACCGGCTCGCAGGGCGAACCGCTGTCGGCGCTGTCGCGGATGGCCAACCGCGACCATGCGATCCGGATCGAGGCCGGCGACACGGTCGTCCTCGCCTCCAGCCTCATCCCCGGCAACGAGGAGTCGGTCTACCGGGTCATCAACGGCCTGACCCGCTGGGGCGCCAAGGTCGTCCACAAGGGCGTCGCCAAGGTGCACACCTCCGGCCACGCGGCCGCCGGCGAGCTGCTCTACGTCCTGAACGCCACCCGGCCGTCGAACATGATGCCGATCCACGGCGAGTGGCGGCATCTGCGAGCGCACGCCGCGCTCGCCGAGCTGACCGGCCTGCCCGCCGAGCGGATCGTGCTTGCCGAGGACGGCATGGTCGTCGACCTCGTCGAGGGCCAGGCGTCGATCACCGGTGCCGTGCCGTGCGGCTACGTCTACGTCGACGGCGGCGCCGTCGGCGATGTCGGCGAGTCGAGCCTGAAGGACCGGCGCATCCTCGGCGAGGAGGGTTTCATCACGATCACCGCGGTGGTGGACGCCGCCGCCGGCAAGGTCATCGCCGGGCCGGATCTCGTCGCCCGTGGCTTCTCCGACGACAGGGCCGCCTTCGAGAAGGTGCGCAAGATGGTCGCGGACGGCCTGGCCGACGGCATGCGCTCGGGCATGACCGACGCGAGCGCTCTCCAGCAGCTCGTCCGCCGCATCGTCGGCCGCTGGGTCAGCGACACCTACCGCCGCCGCCCCATGATCGTCCCCGTCGTCGTCGAGGTCTGA
- the dapA gene encoding 4-hydroxy-tetrahydrodipicolinate synthase, translating into MSVLPPAPFGRLITAMVTPFLPDGALDLDGAAALASHLVDAGNDGLVISGTTGESPTTSDAEKDQLLRVVRGAVGDRATVIAGVGTNDTRHTAELARAAERAGADGLLVVTPYYSKPPQAGLARHFRTVADATGLPVMIYDIPGRTGVPVASETLLALAEHPNIVAVKDAKGDLESSSRVIANSTLAYYSGDDALTLPLLSVGAVGLVSVVAHVGTPALRAMIAAFDAGDLISARRIHHGLLPIFKGIFRTQGVITTKAALTLRGLPAGPVRPPLVDATAAEIDQLRLDLAAAVLEPPAAPAFAAAPVGANAS; encoded by the coding sequence ATGTCAGTGTTGCCCCCCGCGCCGTTCGGGCGCCTGATCACCGCGATGGTGACGCCCTTCCTCCCGGACGGCGCTCTCGATCTCGACGGTGCCGCGGCGCTGGCCTCCCACCTCGTGGACGCCGGCAACGACGGTCTGGTGATCAGTGGCACCACTGGCGAGTCGCCGACCACCTCGGACGCGGAGAAGGACCAGCTGCTCCGGGTGGTCCGTGGGGCCGTCGGTGACCGCGCCACCGTGATCGCGGGGGTCGGTACCAACGACACCCGGCACACCGCCGAGCTGGCCAGGGCCGCCGAGCGGGCTGGCGCGGATGGCCTGCTGGTCGTGACGCCCTACTACAGCAAGCCGCCGCAGGCCGGTCTCGCCCGGCACTTCCGGACGGTCGCGGACGCCACCGGCCTGCCCGTCATGATCTACGACATTCCGGGGCGGACCGGCGTGCCAGTCGCCAGCGAGACGCTGCTCGCGCTCGCCGAGCACCCGAACATCGTTGCGGTGAAGGACGCGAAGGGCGACCTGGAGAGCTCCTCGCGGGTCATCGCGAACTCGACGCTGGCGTACTACTCCGGCGACGACGCGCTCACCCTGCCGCTGCTCTCGGTCGGTGCCGTCGGCCTCGTCAGCGTGGTCGCGCACGTCGGGACACCCGCCCTAAGAGCAATGATCGCGGCCTTCGATGCCGGCGATCTGATAAGCGCGCGACGCATACACCACGGCCTGCTGCCCATCTTCAAGGGCATCTTCCGAACTCAGGGAGTGATTACAACGAAGGCCGCTCTAACCTTGCGAGGCCTGCCTGCTGGGCCGGTTCGCCCGCCGCTGGTCGACGCCACCGCCGCGGAGATCGACCAGCTCCGCCTGGACCTGGCCGCGGCGGTGCTGGAGCCGCCCGCGGCGCCGGCGTTCGCCGCCGCGCCTGTGGGGGCGAACGCCTCATGA
- a CDS encoding acetate/propionate family kinase — MDVLVVNAGSATLKLALVAPDETLLGARELAAPAGRVDLAELRAAVGELLARRSAERAERAERAEAAMGPVAVGHRIVHGGTAFVAPVRVDDAVAARLAELTALAPLHQPAALAALDAVREVLPDAVQVACFDTAFHATLPPAAATYAVPAVWRERYGIRRYGFHGLSHAYASRRAAELVAVVTPAGAVTAGSVAGAAGARRVVTCHLGSGASLAAVRDGASVDTTMGFTPLEGLVMATRSGDVDPGLLLWLQTSVGMSARDLTEALFHASGLAALAGTSDMRAVVERAGRGEEDAGLALAVYLRRLRAGIAAMAASLGGLDALVFTGGVGERSAQVRAAAADGLAFLGVAVDPVRNAEHDPAASEDTDLTAAGASVRTFVVAAREDLEIARGVRGILSEERQPGAARTGEAPPMGTSAA, encoded by the coding sequence GTGGACGTGCTGGTGGTCAATGCGGGCTCGGCGACGCTCAAGCTCGCGCTCGTCGCGCCGGACGAGACGCTGCTCGGCGCGCGCGAGCTGGCCGCTCCCGCCGGCCGCGTCGACCTGGCGGAGTTGCGCGCGGCGGTCGGCGAGCTGCTCGCCCGGCGGAGCGCCGAGCGAGCCGAACGAGCCGAGCGGGCCGAGGCGGCCATGGGCCCGGTCGCCGTCGGCCACCGGATCGTGCACGGCGGCACCGCGTTCGTCGCGCCGGTCCGCGTCGACGACGCGGTGGCCGCGCGCCTGGCCGAGCTGACGGCGCTCGCGCCGCTGCATCAGCCGGCGGCACTGGCCGCGCTCGACGCGGTGCGCGAGGTGCTGCCGGACGCCGTCCAGGTCGCGTGCTTCGACACCGCGTTCCACGCCACCCTGCCGCCGGCCGCCGCCACCTACGCGGTGCCGGCGGTCTGGCGGGAGCGGTACGGCATCCGCCGCTACGGCTTTCACGGGCTTTCGCACGCCTACGCGTCCCGCCGCGCGGCCGAGCTCGTGGCCGTCGTGACCCCCGCGGGCGCCGTGACCGCCGGGAGCGTCGCCGGCGCCGCGGGCGCCCGTCGCGTCGTCACCTGCCACCTCGGGTCGGGCGCGTCGCTCGCGGCCGTCCGCGACGGGGCGAGCGTCGACACGACCATGGGGTTCACGCCGCTGGAGGGGCTGGTCATGGCCACCCGGTCCGGCGACGTCGACCCGGGGCTGCTGCTGTGGCTCCAGACGTCGGTGGGGATGAGCGCCAGGGATCTCACTGAGGCGCTCTTTCACGCCTCCGGGCTGGCCGCGCTCGCCGGCACCTCGGACATGCGCGCCGTCGTCGAGCGGGCCGGTCGCGGCGAGGAGGACGCCGGGCTGGCCTTGGCGGTCTACCTGCGCCGGCTGCGCGCCGGGATCGCGGCGATGGCGGCCTCGCTCGGGGGCCTGGACGCCCTCGTGTTCACCGGCGGCGTCGGTGAGCGCTCGGCCCAGGTCCGTGCCGCCGCGGCCGACGGCCTCGCCTTCCTCGGCGTCGCCGTCGACCCGGTCCGCAACGCGGAGCACGATCCGGCCGCCAGCGAGGACACCGACCTCACGGCCGCCGGGGCATCCGTCCGCACCTTCGTGGTCGCCGCTCGTGAGGACCTGGAAATCGCCCGCGGCGTCCGCGGGATCTTGTCGGAAGAGCGACAGCCGGGGGCGGCCCGAACGGGTGAAGCGCCGCCGATGGGCACGTCTGCGGCGTAA